A region of the Amycolatopsis sp. cg13 genome:
GCGGCGGAGTCCTTGTTGGCCTTCTCGGTCTGGGCCTGCTGGAGCCGGTCCATCGCGTTCAGCCGCGAGCCGCCGATGGCGTTGAGCAGCTGGGCGCGGGCGAGCAGGTCCTTCGGGCTGTCCGAGGTGAGGTACGCCGAGACCGACCCGATCGTGCTGCCCTGCTCGAAGCTGGCGGCGGCGAACTTCTTCGCGTCCGCGCGGGCCTTCTCGATCGCGCCGACCGCCGCGTCCGCCTCCTGGCGCGCGGACTTCGCGTCGTTCTGCGCCTGGGTGGCCTCGTCCTGCGCGGTCTGCAGGTCGACCAGGGCCTTCATGGCCTGTTCCTGCTTCAGCTCGACGTCGTCCTGCAGCGAGCTGAGCTTCTGCTCGGCCTGCGCGAGCTGGTTGGTGAGCCGCCCGACCTCGCCCGCTTTCGCGTTGGCGTCGCCCTTGGCCGAGTCGATCGACGAATCGCTCGGGTTCGGCGGCGGAGGAGGCACCGCGAGCCCGGTGCTCGTCGCGCCGAGCAGCGCGACCAAGGCGACCGTCGCAACCGTCAGGCCGCGCCGGGCTCCGGCGCCGCGCGCCGGCGCACCCGCCGTCCCGGACCGTCCCCGCCTGGCCATCACGCCCCGCCACCTCCGCTCGCCGGCCGCCCGCGCGCCGTTTCGGACAAGCACGGACACACCGCGTACCACTGCAGTCACACCACTATCACAAGCAACAGGAAGAACTTACACACCGCGGAGATCATTTCCCCTGTTCGGGGGACCTGGCGGAGCGGCGTGTCCGGATGGCGCACGTCACTCCGCGTGTCGTCTTGAACGAAATACAGGACACGCGTACTGTTTGGGGCGACGGACGAGGTGTGCCCTCCCGGTTCCGGTTCTACGGTGGGGGTGCGCAAGACTCGCCTGGGTCGACCCGACGACCCGGAGAACGACACCGAACTGACCCGGGAGGACACGCCGGCGGCGGCGTGGAATCCATGCCACTGGAGTTAGACGTGACTGCACCTAGCAAGGACAGCTTCGGCGCCAAGGACACCTTGCAGGTGGAAGAGAACTCGTACGAGATCTTCCGCCTGGACAAGGTCGAAGGCGCCGCGCGGCTGCCCTACAGCCTGAAGATCCTCCTCGAGAACCTGCTGCGCACCGAGGACGGCGCGAACATCACCGCCGACCACATCCGCGCGCTCGGCGGCTGGGATCCGAACGCGGACCCGTCGATCGAGATCCAGTTCACGCCCGCCCGGGTGATCATGCAGGACTTCACCGGCGTGCCCTGCGTGGTCGACCTGGCCACCATGCGCGAGGCCGTGACCGACCTCGGCGGCGACCCGGACAAGGTCAACCCGCTCGCCCCGGCCGAGATGGTCATCGACCACTCGGTGATCATCGACGTGTTCGGCCGCGCGGACGCCTTCGAGCGCAACGTGGAGATCGAGTACGAGCGCAACCGCGAGCGCTACCAGTTCCTGCGCTGGGGCCAGGGCGCGTTCGACGAGTTCAAGGTCGTCCCGCCGGGCACCGGCATCGTGCACCAGGTCAACATCGAGCACCTGGCCCGCACCGTCATGGCCCGGGGCGGCCAGGCGTACCCCGACTCCTGCGTCGGCACCGACTCGCACACCACCATGGTCAACGGCCTGGGCGTGCTGGGCTGGGGCGTCGGCGGCATCGAGGCCGAGGCGGCCATGCTGGGCCAGCCGGTGTCGATGCTGATCCCGCGCGTCGTCGGCTTCAAGCTGACCGGCGAGATCCCGGCCGGCGTCACCGCGACCGACGTCGTGCTCACGATCACCGAGATGCTGCGCCGCCACGGCGTGGTCGGCAAGTTCGTCGAGTTCTACGGCGAAAGCGTCGCCCAGGTGCCGCTGGCCAACCGCGCCACCATCGGCAACATGAGCCCGGAATTCGGCTCCACCGCGGCGATCTTCCCGATCGACGACGAGACCGTCCGCTACCTCAAGCTCACCGGCCGCTCGGCCGAGCAGGTCGCGCTGGTCGAGGCCTACGCCAAGGAGCAGGGCCTCTGGCACGACCCGGCGCACGAGGCGCAGTACTCGGAGTACCTCGAGCTGGACCTGTCGACGGTCGTCCCGTCGATCGCCGGCCCGAAGCGCCCGCAGGACCGCATCGAGCTGACCGACGCGAAGTCCTCGTTCCGCAAGTCGGTGCACGACTACGCCGAGGACGAGCAGCCCACCCCGCACACCAACGTCGACGAGACCGTCGAGGAGACCTTCCCGGCCTCCGACCCGGCCGCGCTGTCGTTCAAGGACGAGACCGCCGTGCCGGTGCAGTCCGCGGCGAACGGGGCCACCGGGCGCCCGACCAAGCCGGTCAAGGTGTCGACCGCCGACCGCGGCGACTTCATCCTCGACCACGGCGCCGTCGTGATCGCCTCGATCACCTCGTGCACCAACACCTCCAACCCGTCGGTCATGCTGGGCGCGGCGCTGCTCGCGCGCAACGCGGTCGACAAGGGCCTGTCGGTCAAGCCGTGGGTCAAGACGTCGATGGCTCCGGGCTCGCAGGTCGTCACCGACTACTACGACAAGGCCGGTCTCTGGCCGTACCTCGAGAAGCTGGGCTACCACCTGGTCGGCTACGGCTGCACCACCTGCATCGGCAACTCGGGCCCGCTGTCGGACGAGATCTCCGCCGCGATCCAGGAGAACGACCTCACCGCGGTCTCGGTGCTCTCGGGCAACCGGAACTTCGAAGGCCGGATCAACCCGGACGTCAAGATGAACTACCTGGCGTCCCCGCCGCTGGTCATCGCCTACGCGCTGGCCGGGACGATGGACTTCGACTTCGCGACCCAGCCGCTCGGCCAGGACGGCGACGGCAACGACGTGTTCCTGAAGGACATCTGGCCGTCGCCGCAGGAGATCCAGGAGACCATCGACTCCGCGATCACCCAGGAGATGTTCACGAAGGACTACGCCGACGTGTTCGACGGCGGCGAGCGCTGGAAGTCGCTCCCGACGCCGACCGGCAAGACCTTCGAGTGGGACGCCGAGTCCACCTACGTCCGGAAGCCCCCGTACTTCGACGGCATGGCCGCCGAACCGGCTCCGGTGCAGGACATCTCCGGCGCCCGGGTGCTGGCGAAGCTGGGCGACTCGGTCACCACCGACCACATCTCCCCCGCCGGCGCGATCAAGCCGGGCACGCCGGCCGCGCAGTACCTGGTCGAGCACGGCATCGAGCGCAAGGACTTCAACTCCTACGGCTCGCGCCGCGGCAACCACGAGGTCATGATCCGCGGCACCTTCGCGAACATCCGGCTGCGCAACCAGCTGCTGGACGACGTGCAGGGCGGCTACACCCGCGACTTCACCCAGGAAGGCGCCCCGCAGGCGTTTATCTACGACGCGGCCCAGAACTACGCGGCGGCGGGCACCCCGCTGGTCGTGCTGGGCGGCAAGGAGTACGGCTCCGGCTCCTCGCGCGACTGGGCGGCCAAGGGCACTTCGCTGCTGGGTGTGCGCGCGGTGATCACCGAGTCGTTCGAGCGCATCCACCGCTCCAACCTGATCGGCATGGGCGTCATCCCGCTGCAGTTCCCGGCGGGCGAGTCGGCGTCGTCGCTGAAGCTGGACGGCACCGAGACGTTCGACATCGAGGGCATCACGAAGCTGAACGACGGCGAGACGCCGCGGACGGTCCACGTGACGGCCACGAAGGAAGACGGTTCGAAGGTGGAGTTCGACGCGGTCGTCCGCATCGACACCCCGGGCGAGGCGGACTACTACCGCAACGGCGGCATCCTGCAGTACGTGCTGCGGAAGATGACGCAGTCCTGACGCCTCGGTAACACAGCCTTGCGGCCCGCTCCGGTTCTCCCGGGCGGGCCGCACTGGTTTCCGCCGCCCCGAACCGTACGTGAGGGGAACCCTGAGGGAATCAGATTCCCTCAGGGTTCCCCTCACGACCCGCATTCCCTCAAGGGGCCCCTCACAGACAGCCCCCGCCCTTGCCGCGAGCGCGACCGCCCCAATGCGGCATTGGGTGCGTCGCATGCACCCAATGTGGCATTGGGGCGCTAGCCCCACCCCGAAACCGCAGCCGCTGCACCCAACGTTCGAGGCACCCAGGCCCTCCCCCGCACCCCGATACGAAGCCTTCTCTGCGGTTCGGGGTGCTTGTCAAGGCATCTTTCCCGCCTTGACAAGCACCCCGAACCGTCAGCACACTCAGCTTCGGGGTGCCCCACGCAACCAAGGGCGCAATGTCGCCGCCAGGCGACGAGCCGCCCGCCGTAACCGCTACCCCACCACAGCCCCAGTCTTAGGATCCAGCTTCAACGGCTTCGCCCTCGGATGCGAAAAATCGAACATCCCCGTCAACGGCGCCGCCAGCACATCGAACGACCCGCCGCCGATCCGCCCGAGATGCCAGTTGTCCTCGATGAACCGCAGCACCGACGTCTGATCGGTCATCGTGTGGTCGACATGATTAACCTTGCTGTACGGCGAAATCACCAGCAACGGCAGCCGCGGCCCGTACCCGCACCGATCCGCGAACCCGCCCAGTTTCACCGGCTTCGAAGTGCACACCGAAGCATCCTGGGCTGAATCATGCGAACCATTCACCACCTTCGGCGCGACGTGGTCGTACCAGCCGTCCGAATCGTCATACGCCAGCACGATCGCGGTGTTCTTCCACTGCGGCGACGCCTGGATCCGGTTGATCTCGTCGGCCACGAAAGCCTGCTCGTCCAACGGATCCGAGTAACCGGCGTGTCCGTCCTGATACTCCGGAGCCTTCAGGAAACTCACCGCCGGCATGGTGCCCGCGGCAAGGGCGTCGTTGAAGTCGCGGACGTCGTACTGGTGGTTCGCCTGGTCGTGCTGGCCCACCGCGTGCAGCGAGGACGGCGGTAGGTGCTTCCGGTTCGCGGTCGACTGGTAGTACTGGAACGGTTCGTGGTGCGGGCTGTAGTCGACGGACGCCTGGCCGCCCACGTTCGGGTGCTTCGTCCCGCAGACGGCGTATCCGTTCGCCTCGCCGGTGGGCCGGAAGCCGCCCTCGAACCAGCCCCAGGTGACGCCGCGTGCGTTCAGCAGGTCGCCGACGTTGCGGCCCTGGAACGCGCCGAGGTTGTCCTTCGCGGTGTGGTTCTTGTCCGAGCAGTCGTCGAACGCCGGGTCCGGGTCGGTGATCATCGTGCCGACGCCGCGGGAGTCCGGGGAAGCCGCGGTGTGCGGGTCGACCTTCGGCTCGCCGGTGACCGAATCGACCGGCTGCAGGCCGTGCGTCTGACCGGAGACCAGGTTGATCGCGCCGGGGCTGGACGGGCCGAAGACGGTGTTGAACGAGTTGTCGTTCAGCGCGTAATGCTGGGCGTAGTTCCACATCGCGGTGACGGTGTTGCCGTCGAAGTAGTTCATCACCAGGCCGGGTTCGCCGAACAGGACCGGCTGCCCGGTGCACTTGTCCTTCTCGGTGTACTCGACGAACTTGTCCATCTTGCCGCCGTTGAACGCGGCCTGTTCCTTCTTGTAGTCGTGCGCCTGGTCGCAGGTGAGCGCCTGGTCCGGGCTGAGCCGCTTCGGGTTGTAGGCGTTCGGGTTGTGCTGCAGCAGGTCCGGGGTGAGGCCGTTGACCTTCGGCGTGCCGGGCGCGGCGTGGAACGGCGTGCCGTTTTCGTTGGTGGCGTTCGGATACGTGCCGAAGTAGTGGTCGAAGGAGATGTTCTCGCCGAAGATCACCACGACATGCTTGATCGGCGTCGACGTCGCGAACGTCTCGGCGGCGATCGCGTGCGCCGGCGCCGAGGTCGACGCCGCGCTGCTCGCGCACGCCGCGGCCAGCGCCGCGGTCGCCGCCAGCGCGGCCGCCGCGGTGGCCCGCTTCCTGGTCCGCTTCACTGCAGAACTCCTTCCGCTCAGCCCAGCACTGCCCGGCCGTAGTGGTCGGCCGGATCCGTCACGCCCGGGAACAGGTGGAAATACCCGCCCCCGAACGGCGAGACGTAGTCGGTGAGCGGCTCCCCGGCGAGCCGCTTCTGCACGGCCTCGAACTGCTGCTCGAGATCGCGCTGGTAACAGGTGAAGACGAGCCCCATCTCGAGGTTGCCGTTGGCGTCCACGCCGCGGTCGTAGTTCACCGCGCGGCGCAGGATCCGCTGTCCGTCGGTCTGCGGGGTGCGCGGGTTCGCGAGCCGGATGTGGCTGGTCAGCGGGATGACGGTGCCGATCGGGTCCTCGGCGTAGCGCGGCGCGTCCTGCTCGGCCGCGCCGTCGAGCGGCGCGCCGGTGTCGCGGCGGCGGCCGATCATGTTCTCCTGCTCCGACAGCGATACCCGGTCCCAGAACTCGACCAGCATCCGGATCAGCCGGATGACCTGGTAGCTGCCGCCGTCGTCCGTCCACACGAGATGGTCCGCTTCGGACGGTGCCGGATTCGCGGTGCCGTCCTTGAACCCGAGCAAGTTGCGCGGCGTCCCGGACGGCCGCGGCGGCGAGCTGAACCCGTCGATCTTCCAGCGCAGCTGCATCCCGCCGCGAGTCGCGCGGGCGATGTCGCGCAACGCGTGCAACACGGTGTCCGGTTCCGCGGCGTTGAGGACGAGGCTCAGATCTCCGTGGCACCACTGCGGATCGAGCGCGTCGTCCGGGAACATCGGCATCTGCTTGAGCTTCGGCGGTTTGCGCGCGGCCAGCCCGTACCGGTCGTCGAACAGCGACGCACCGGCGCCGACGAGCACCGACAACTGTCCACTCGGGACTTCCGGACCGAGGACGCCGGAATCCGCGGGCGGGCCGGTGATGCCGACCGACGCGGGCGCGCCGCCGCTGGTGAGGAACCGCGCGCGGTCGGTGAGTTCCTTGAGCAGCGCGGTGAGTTCGGCGCGGTTCTCGGCGACGACATCGAACGCCGCGACGATCGAGTGTCTCGCCGGTTCCGCCAGCACGGCGCTCTGGCGTGGCCCGTGGAACGGCACCGCTCCCCCGGCCGCAGTCGCGCTTCCGGACAGCCCGACCAGGCCCGCGCCCGCCCCGGCGGCGGCCGCTCCGCGCAGGAACGCGCGCCGTCCCAGGGTCACGAGGTCCTCCTCGGCTCGGCGATCGCCGCGACCGGGGCCAGGCGTTCGGTCAGCTCGGAGACGTCGGCGTTGATCCGCTGCCGCTGCTTCCGGTCCAGAGTGGACAGCGGTTTGCCAGCGACGGCTCGCAGATCGCGATCGGTGCGGGCGATCCAGGCGTCGAGGTCTTTCAAGCCGGGGAACCGGGTGGTCAGCAACGGCCGCAGCACGTCGAGCACCGCGCGGGTGCCGGTGAGGTTCGCGCCCGCGGTCGCGAGGTTCGAGCCGCTGCCGTAGTCGGTGCGGCCGGTCAGCTCGAACTGGAGGGTGTTCTCCATGATCTCGTGCGCGCGCAGGCCGAGGTCGTTCTGGTCGATCTGGGCGTCGGCGAACGACGTGCGCAGCTTCTGCACGGCCTGGTCGAGCTGGTCGGCGACCGGGCTCAACGCGGGCATCGCTTCGTTGTGCCACAAGCCGTTCTCGAGCCGGTGGAACCCGGTGAAGCCCGGATCGGCGGCTCCGCCCGGCAACCCCGCGGTGGTGCCGTTGATCGCCCCGTCCGAATCGCCGAAGGCGTTGTAGGCGGCGCCGAGCCGTTCGTACGTGAGGTGCGCGGTGAGCCAGGCTTGTTGCGCCGCATCGCGATTGCCCGAGCGGACTGCTCGGGCCAGCGCGGCGGTCTGTCCGGTGAGCGTGCCGAGGCCGTCGGCGACGTAGCCGTGATACTGCTTGAGCGGCCCGAGCAGATCGGCGTTGGTCACCGGCACCACGGCCGGACCCGGACGGTCCGCGCCGCCGGTGACCTGGACCGTCGGGCCGACGAACGGCGTGCCGTCCTCGGGCGCGCAGCGCAGGGCGTACGCGCCGTTGGCGAAGTTCACCGGCAGCGCGCGCGTCGTGCCCGGGCCGACTCCCTCCAGCTCCCCGAAGACCGTGCCGGTGGCCGGGTCGACGAGGTCGATTTCCATCGTGACGGCGGCGTCGTTGCGGACCTGGAGGGTCTGCGGCCCGGCCGGCGGCGCGGTCCAGCCGTCGCCGCAGGCCGAGCGCGAAACCGCGACCGGACCGGGCTGGGCGGGCGAGCCGGAGCAGCCGGAGAGCACCGCGGTCCCGACGAGGACCGCCGTCGCATTGGCCGCGCCGAACCCGCCCGCCCAGCGCCGCACGTCAACTCCCCTCAGGTGAACTTCTGGCGGACACTTTCACCGATCCGCCGAGCGCTGACAAGAGGGTTGTGCCGTTATGCCCGGTTCCGGGCCGAAGATCAACCGATCAGCCCTTCGCAGGCGTCGTGAAGGGCTGCCGGTCCGGCTGGAACACCTGGCCGTCGGCGGGCACCTTCAGGTCGATCAGGTACGCGGCGGTCGCGTCGTCCACGCCCCGCGCGCTGCCGAGGATGCAGTGGCCGAACGAGTCGACCGACAGCAGCCGCGAGTTGCCCAGCTCCTCGGCCATCCGCTGGCCGAACCGGTACCGCGTGGCCGGGTCGTAGAAGTTGC
Encoded here:
- the acnA gene encoding aconitate hydratase AcnA; translation: MPLELDVTAPSKDSFGAKDTLQVEENSYEIFRLDKVEGAARLPYSLKILLENLLRTEDGANITADHIRALGGWDPNADPSIEIQFTPARVIMQDFTGVPCVVDLATMREAVTDLGGDPDKVNPLAPAEMVIDHSVIIDVFGRADAFERNVEIEYERNRERYQFLRWGQGAFDEFKVVPPGTGIVHQVNIEHLARTVMARGGQAYPDSCVGTDSHTTMVNGLGVLGWGVGGIEAEAAMLGQPVSMLIPRVVGFKLTGEIPAGVTATDVVLTITEMLRRHGVVGKFVEFYGESVAQVPLANRATIGNMSPEFGSTAAIFPIDDETVRYLKLTGRSAEQVALVEAYAKEQGLWHDPAHEAQYSEYLELDLSTVVPSIAGPKRPQDRIELTDAKSSFRKSVHDYAEDEQPTPHTNVDETVEETFPASDPAALSFKDETAVPVQSAANGATGRPTKPVKVSTADRGDFILDHGAVVIASITSCTNTSNPSVMLGAALLARNAVDKGLSVKPWVKTSMAPGSQVVTDYYDKAGLWPYLEKLGYHLVGYGCTTCIGNSGPLSDEISAAIQENDLTAVSVLSGNRNFEGRINPDVKMNYLASPPLVIAYALAGTMDFDFATQPLGQDGDGNDVFLKDIWPSPQEIQETIDSAITQEMFTKDYADVFDGGERWKSLPTPTGKTFEWDAESTYVRKPPYFDGMAAEPAPVQDISGARVLAKLGDSVTTDHISPAGAIKPGTPAAQYLVEHGIERKDFNSYGSRRGNHEVMIRGTFANIRLRNQLLDDVQGGYTRDFTQEGAPQAFIYDAAQNYAAAGTPLVVLGGKEYGSGSSRDWAAKGTSLLGVRAVITESFERIHRSNLIGMGVIPLQFPAGESASSLKLDGTETFDIEGITKLNDGETPRTVHVTATKEDGSKVEFDAVVRIDTPGEADYYRNGGILQYVLRKMTQS
- a CDS encoding phospholipase C — its product is MKRTRKRATAAAALAATAALAAACASSAASTSAPAHAIAAETFATSTPIKHVVVIFGENISFDHYFGTYPNATNENGTPFHAAPGTPKVNGLTPDLLQHNPNAYNPKRLSPDQALTCDQAHDYKKEQAAFNGGKMDKFVEYTEKDKCTGQPVLFGEPGLVMNYFDGNTVTAMWNYAQHYALNDNSFNTVFGPSSPGAINLVSGQTHGLQPVDSVTGEPKVDPHTAASPDSRGVGTMITDPDPAFDDCSDKNHTAKDNLGAFQGRNVGDLLNARGVTWGWFEGGFRPTGEANGYAVCGTKHPNVGGQASVDYSPHHEPFQYYQSTANRKHLPPSSLHAVGQHDQANHQYDVRDFNDALAAGTMPAVSFLKAPEYQDGHAGYSDPLDEQAFVADEINRIQASPQWKNTAIVLAYDDSDGWYDHVAPKVVNGSHDSAQDASVCTSKPVKLGGFADRCGYGPRLPLLVISPYSKVNHVDHTMTDQTSVLRFIEDNWHLGRIGGGSFDVLAAPLTGMFDFSHPRAKPLKLDPKTGAVVG
- a CDS encoding Dyp-type peroxidase, translated to MTLGRRAFLRGAAAAGAGAGLVGLSGSATAAGGAVPFHGPRQSAVLAEPARHSIVAAFDVVAENRAELTALLKELTDRARFLTSGGAPASVGITGPPADSGVLGPEVPSGQLSVLVGAGASLFDDRYGLAARKPPKLKQMPMFPDDALDPQWCHGDLSLVLNAAEPDTVLHALRDIARATRGGMQLRWKIDGFSSPPRPSGTPRNLLGFKDGTANPAPSEADHLVWTDDGGSYQVIRLIRMLVEFWDRVSLSEQENMIGRRRDTGAPLDGAAEQDAPRYAEDPIGTVIPLTSHIRLANPRTPQTDGQRILRRAVNYDRGVDANGNLEMGLVFTCYQRDLEQQFEAVQKRLAGEPLTDYVSPFGGGYFHLFPGVTDPADHYGRAVLG
- a CDS encoding EfeM/EfeO family lipoprotein translates to MRRWAGGFGAANATAVLVGTAVLSGCSGSPAQPGPVAVSRSACGDGWTAPPAGPQTLQVRNDAAVTMEIDLVDPATGTVFGELEGVGPGTTRALPVNFANGAYALRCAPEDGTPFVGPTVQVTGGADRPGPAVVPVTNADLLGPLKQYHGYVADGLGTLTGQTAALARAVRSGNRDAAQQAWLTAHLTYERLGAAYNAFGDSDGAINGTTAGLPGGAADPGFTGFHRLENGLWHNEAMPALSPVADQLDQAVQKLRTSFADAQIDQNDLGLRAHEIMENTLQFELTGRTDYGSGSNLATAGANLTGTRAVLDVLRPLLTTRFPGLKDLDAWIARTDRDLRAVAGKPLSTLDRKQRQRINADVSELTERLAPVAAIAEPRRTS